In Microbacterium sp. SLBN-146, one genomic interval encodes:
- a CDS encoding YafY family protein: MPANAIVRNPPEERLVNLVVALMATEQGLTKETILGSVAGYREQAESGASKDALEKMFERDKENLRALGVPIETIGDWADPDDLREARYRVPTAEYELPADISFTPAELALLNLAGGVWSESSLSADARSGLRKIRALGIPVDEPIIGFSPRISVREPSFAPLQRAIEQTKVARFSYLKPGETVARLRRIRPLALVEYEARWHVYGIDLDISAERTFLLTRIVGTVEVTRESFPRELRDGAGERALAGLDDVARQNSALLEVTPGTEAALRLRRRGASVDQRLRVPFVDLHIFADELASYGPEVRVVEPAVLRDEVIARLEAVARVHGGAS, translated from the coding sequence GTGCCCGCCAACGCCATCGTCAGGAACCCGCCCGAGGAGCGACTCGTCAACCTCGTCGTGGCCCTCATGGCGACCGAGCAGGGCCTGACGAAGGAGACCATCCTCGGCAGTGTTGCGGGTTATCGCGAGCAGGCCGAGTCCGGCGCGTCGAAGGACGCACTCGAGAAGATGTTCGAGCGTGACAAGGAGAACCTCCGTGCTCTCGGCGTTCCGATCGAGACGATCGGCGACTGGGCCGATCCGGACGATCTCCGCGAAGCGCGGTACCGCGTCCCGACGGCGGAGTACGAACTCCCCGCCGATATCAGCTTCACGCCCGCGGAACTGGCGCTGCTGAACCTCGCGGGCGGCGTGTGGAGCGAGAGCTCCCTCTCGGCGGATGCGCGCAGTGGACTCCGCAAGATCCGCGCGCTCGGCATCCCGGTCGATGAACCCATCATCGGGTTCTCCCCCCGGATCAGCGTGCGGGAGCCGAGCTTCGCACCGCTCCAGCGTGCGATCGAGCAAACGAAGGTGGCTCGATTCTCCTATCTGAAGCCCGGCGAGACGGTCGCGCGCCTCCGTCGCATCCGCCCGCTCGCGCTCGTCGAGTATGAAGCGAGGTGGCATGTCTACGGCATCGACCTCGATATCTCAGCCGAACGCACGTTCCTGCTCACGCGCATCGTCGGGACGGTGGAGGTGACGCGCGAGTCGTTCCCTCGCGAGTTGCGCGACGGTGCGGGGGAGCGGGCCCTCGCCGGCCTGGACGATGTCGCCCGGCAGAACTCCGCCCTGCTCGAAGTGACGCCCGGAACGGAGGCAGCGCTCCGTCTCCGCCGGCGGGGAGCCTCTGTGGATCAGCGGCTGCGCGTGCCGTTCGTCGATCTCCACATCTTCGCCGACGAACTGGCGTCCTACGGTCCCGAGGTCCGCGTCGTCGAACCGGCGGTCCTTCGTGACGAAGTGATCGCCCGGCTCGAAGCCGTCGCGCGGGTGCACGGGGGAGCGTCATGA
- the tatC gene encoding twin-arginine translocase subunit TatC has protein sequence MSLGQHVVELRKRLMIAAAALIVGMVVAFFITDPVIHLITEPIRVIAEREGEENKVELMFSTITSGFDLRLRMSFAIGILISAPIWLWQIWAFIMPGLTRKEVRYTVGFLAAAIPLFFAGAYVGLLIMPHIVELMNNFVPEGGASFYDAAYYYDFVFKLLIVVGVSFILPVFLVALNFAGVMSGKAILKGWRVAILVAVIFSALATPAADVVSMLMLSGILVLLFFAAAGLSMLFDRRKAKREAAFLASETGL, from the coding sequence ATGTCGCTGGGGCAGCACGTCGTCGAGCTGCGCAAGCGGTTGATGATCGCTGCTGCGGCATTGATCGTCGGCATGGTCGTGGCGTTCTTCATCACCGATCCGGTGATCCACCTCATCACCGAACCCATCCGTGTCATCGCGGAACGCGAGGGTGAAGAGAACAAGGTCGAGCTGATGTTCAGCACGATCACCTCGGGCTTCGACTTGCGCCTGCGGATGTCCTTCGCGATCGGCATCCTCATCTCCGCGCCCATCTGGCTCTGGCAGATCTGGGCCTTCATCATGCCCGGGCTCACGAGGAAAGAGGTCCGCTACACCGTCGGATTCCTCGCGGCCGCCATCCCGCTCTTCTTCGCCGGCGCGTATGTCGGGCTGCTGATCATGCCCCACATCGTCGAGCTCATGAACAACTTCGTGCCCGAGGGCGGAGCATCCTTCTACGACGCCGCCTACTACTACGACTTCGTCTTCAAGCTGCTCATCGTCGTCGGGGTCTCGTTCATCCTTCCCGTGTTCCTCGTGGCGCTGAACTTCGCCGGGGTCATGTCGGGCAAAGCGATCCTCAAGGGGTGGCGGGTCGCGATCCTCGTCGCCGTCATCTTCTCGGCGCTCGCGACCCCGGCAGCGGACGTCGTCTCGATGCTCATGCTCTCCGGCATCCTCGTGCTGCTGTTCTTCGCGGCTGCAGGACTCTCCATGCTGTTCGATCGTCGAAAGGCAAAGCGCGAAGCGGCATTCCTCGCATCCGAGACCGGCCTGTGA
- a CDS encoding NfeD family protein: MLPDLTQYLWIAWLVLALVFVIIELLTLEFTFLMLAAGTLVGGLGVNLLGGPWWLQVALAAALSGLLLFTIRPLLLRLLHRGTQPALTNVDALYGMGARVTSPFVDGFGSVRLDNGETWTAKLPDDAADTLGIGTRVKVMTVLGATVEVAPLPSAPSTERSSEHG, translated from the coding sequence ATGCTTCCGGATCTGACGCAGTACCTGTGGATCGCGTGGCTCGTACTGGCCCTGGTCTTCGTGATCATCGAACTCCTGACGCTCGAGTTCACCTTCCTGATGCTCGCCGCGGGCACGCTCGTCGGTGGTCTCGGAGTGAATCTCCTCGGCGGTCCCTGGTGGCTTCAGGTCGCCCTGGCTGCCGCCCTCTCGGGCCTTCTCCTCTTCACGATAAGGCCGCTCCTCCTGCGGCTCCTGCATCGGGGGACGCAGCCCGCTCTCACGAACGTGGATGCGCTGTACGGCATGGGTGCACGCGTGACAAGCCCCTTCGTCGACGGTTTCGGATCCGTGAGACTCGACAACGGCGAGACCTGGACGGCGAAGCTGCCGGACGATGCCGCCGACACGCTGGGCATCGGCACCCGCGTGAAGGTCATGACCGTCCTCGGAGCGACGGTCGAAGTCGCCCCGCTCCCCTCCGCCCCTTCGACTGAAAGGAGCTCCGAACATGGTTGA
- a CDS encoding RNA helicase translates to MSDSSPAERYARATARTTLSREFPATSVFAASQRFDLDPFQIAGCQALEAGRSVLVAAPTGAGKTIVGEFAIHLAMQEPGDKAFYTTPIKALSNQKFRELQQVYGPDQVGLLTGDTNINGNARIVVMTTEVLRNMLYADSAALRGLRFVVMDEVHYLADRFRGAVWEETIIHLPPSVKLVSLSATVSNAEEFGDWLDTVRGDTEVIVSEVRPVPLEQHVLVRGDLLPLFDDRAGIATAQVNQELMRIRSFKGPTYENDRRAQEFRSSGGYEASRRRPHRGAKRPVRSGNVQRIERLDRPQVVELLGRANLLPAIFFIFSRAGCDGAVQQVRRAGVRLTSHDERLEIRSIVEERTRTLLDEDRAVLGYWEWLDNLERGVAAHHAGLLPAFKEVVEELFQRKLVKAVFATETLALGINMPARTVVLEKLEKFNGEARVAITSGEYTQLTGRAGRRGIDVEGHAVIQWTEGLDPQAVAALASRRTYPLNSSFRPTYNMAVNLIDQFGRARAREILESSFAQFQADRSVVGLARQVREQEESLAGYENAMTCDRGDFTEYSGIRRELSDLEKLNRKDATASRSTRDKRVNEIARLRKLMLRHPAHACPDRENHARWAERYWKLKRTIDKTRRQIDTRTGAVARVFDRVVDVLVALDYVRIAPEGTASLTADGRTMRRIYGERDLLVAEALRTGLWDRLDAPSLAAIACCLVYEPRRDEGAPADHALPRGPFRQALSDTNELWQRLDDLEREHHLPGSEPVSAGLAQAMASWARGMPLDRVLDEADLAAGDFVRWAKQTIDLLDQLSIVADGKIASVARTALDAVRRGIVAYSSV, encoded by the coding sequence GTGAGTGACTCCAGTCCGGCCGAACGGTATGCCCGCGCGACCGCGCGGACGACCCTGAGTCGGGAGTTCCCCGCCACGAGTGTTTTCGCGGCGAGCCAGCGTTTCGACCTGGATCCCTTCCAGATCGCGGGATGCCAGGCGCTCGAGGCCGGGCGCAGTGTGCTCGTCGCGGCGCCGACGGGCGCAGGAAAGACGATCGTCGGCGAGTTCGCGATCCACCTGGCCATGCAGGAGCCGGGTGACAAGGCGTTCTACACGACCCCCATCAAGGCACTGTCGAATCAGAAGTTCCGTGAACTGCAGCAGGTGTACGGGCCGGACCAGGTCGGCCTGCTGACGGGCGACACGAACATCAACGGAAACGCGCGGATCGTCGTCATGACGACGGAGGTGCTGCGCAACATGCTCTACGCCGATTCGGCCGCCCTGCGGGGGCTGCGGTTCGTCGTGATGGATGAAGTGCATTATCTGGCGGACAGGTTCCGTGGGGCGGTATGGGAGGAGACGATCATCCATCTCCCTCCGTCCGTGAAACTCGTCTCGCTGTCCGCCACGGTCTCGAACGCCGAGGAATTCGGTGACTGGCTCGACACGGTCCGTGGTGACACGGAAGTGATCGTCTCGGAAGTGCGTCCCGTTCCACTCGAACAGCACGTTCTCGTTCGAGGTGATCTCCTGCCGCTCTTCGACGACCGGGCCGGGATCGCGACGGCCCAGGTGAACCAGGAGCTCATGCGGATCCGCTCGTTCAAGGGTCCGACGTACGAGAACGACCGTCGCGCGCAGGAGTTCCGCTCCTCCGGAGGCTACGAGGCCTCGCGGCGGCGTCCTCATCGCGGTGCGAAGCGGCCCGTGCGTTCGGGCAACGTGCAACGCATCGAGCGCCTCGATCGCCCGCAGGTGGTGGAACTCCTCGGCCGGGCCAATCTCCTTCCGGCGATCTTCTTCATCTTCAGTCGGGCCGGATGCGACGGGGCGGTGCAGCAGGTGCGCCGGGCCGGCGTGCGTCTGACTTCGCACGACGAACGGCTCGAGATCCGCTCGATCGTCGAGGAGAGGACTCGCACGCTCCTCGACGAAGACCGTGCCGTCCTCGGGTACTGGGAGTGGCTCGACAACCTCGAACGCGGCGTCGCCGCACATCACGCCGGGCTTCTTCCTGCGTTCAAAGAGGTCGTCGAGGAGTTGTTCCAGCGGAAGCTCGTCAAGGCCGTCTTCGCGACCGAGACCCTCGCTCTCGGAATCAACATGCCGGCGCGCACGGTCGTCCTCGAAAAGCTCGAGAAGTTCAACGGCGAGGCGCGCGTCGCCATCACCTCCGGCGAGTACACGCAGCTGACGGGTCGTGCGGGTCGGCGAGGGATCGACGTCGAAGGACACGCCGTCATCCAGTGGACGGAGGGACTCGACCCTCAGGCCGTCGCCGCTCTCGCCTCGCGACGCACGTATCCGCTGAACTCCAGCTTCCGGCCCACCTACAACATGGCCGTGAACCTCATCGATCAATTCGGCCGTGCCCGCGCACGAGAGATCCTCGAGTCCTCGTTCGCACAGTTCCAAGCCGACAGGTCGGTCGTCGGGCTCGCGCGCCAGGTGCGCGAGCAGGAGGAGTCGCTCGCCGGGTACGAGAACGCCATGACATGCGATCGCGGTGATTTCACGGAGTACTCCGGCATCCGCCGTGAGCTGAGCGATCTGGAGAAGCTCAATCGGAAGGATGCCACGGCATCCAGGTCCACCCGTGACAAGCGGGTCAATGAGATCGCGCGCCTTCGCAAGCTGATGCTCCGGCATCCCGCCCACGCGTGCCCCGACCGTGAGAATCACGCGCGCTGGGCCGAGCGCTACTGGAAGCTCAAGCGCACGATCGACAAGACCCGGCGTCAGATCGACACGCGGACGGGTGCTGTCGCCCGCGTCTTCGACCGTGTGGTCGACGTGCTCGTCGCCCTCGACTACGTCCGGATCGCGCCGGAGGGGACGGCGAGCCTGACCGCCGACGGCCGCACCATGAGACGCATCTACGGCGAGCGCGATCTCCTCGTAGCCGAGGCGCTGCGCACGGGGCTGTGGGACCGACTGGATGCGCCGTCGCTGGCGGCCATCGCCTGCTGTCTCGTCTACGAGCCCCGCCGGGACGAAGGCGCTCCCGCAGACCATGCTCTGCCGCGCGGCCCGTTCCGTCAGGCCCTGAGCGATACGAACGAGTTGTGGCAACGCCTCGACGACCTCGAGCGGGAACATCACCTCCCCGGGTCGGAGCCCGTCTCCGCCGGACTCGCCCAGGCGATGGCCTCGTGGGCGCGCGGCATGCCGCTCGACAGGGTTCTGGACGAGGCGGATCTCGCGGCGGGCGACTTCGTCCGCTGGGCCAAACAGACGATCGATCTGCTCGATCAGTTGTCGATCGTCGCCGACGGCAAGATCGCGAGCGTCGCTCGGACGGCCCTCGACGCCGTGCGGCGAGGCATCGTCGCGTACTCGTCGGTCTGA
- a CDS encoding glycerophosphodiester phosphodiesterase family protein, giving the protein MPSDGHPTRHPYFFPPGPRVLAHRGLVTREAAELGVVENSFAAVAAAHAAGVDYVESDCHVTRDGVAVLFHDDDLTRIAGDPRRLSEVTSTELEAMMSDRGGLIEVAQALDAFPTLRFNLDVKAAAAAETVGRLIAPNGERVLVTSFSDKNRIEALDAANRAGGERPATSPGTATMARLLAAVALGSDRAVRRILAGVDAIQVPERRGRVRVLTPRLVRAAHRHGVEVHVWTVNAPDDVRRLVESGVDGIVTDHADIALETLAP; this is encoded by the coding sequence GTGCCGAGTGACGGCCACCCTACGCGGCATCCGTACTTCTTCCCACCGGGGCCGCGGGTCCTGGCCCATCGCGGGCTCGTTACACGAGAAGCAGCCGAGCTCGGCGTCGTGGAGAACTCCTTCGCCGCCGTCGCGGCTGCGCACGCGGCCGGCGTCGACTACGTGGAGTCGGACTGTCATGTGACGCGTGACGGTGTCGCCGTCCTCTTTCACGACGACGATCTCACGCGCATCGCGGGTGATCCACGACGGCTCTCCGAGGTCACATCGACGGAACTGGAAGCGATGATGTCCGATCGGGGTGGGCTCATCGAGGTCGCGCAGGCGCTGGACGCGTTCCCCACCCTCAGGTTCAACCTCGACGTGAAGGCTGCCGCCGCAGCGGAGACGGTGGGCCGACTGATCGCCCCCAACGGAGAGCGGGTGCTGGTGACGAGCTTCTCCGACAAGAACCGCATCGAGGCGCTGGATGCCGCGAACCGCGCGGGAGGCGAGCGTCCGGCGACCTCTCCGGGAACCGCCACGATGGCACGCCTCCTCGCCGCTGTCGCACTCGGCTCGGACCGCGCCGTGCGGCGGATTCTCGCCGGCGTCGATGCGATCCAGGTGCCGGAGCGCCGCGGACGGGTGCGTGTCCTGACGCCTCGGTTGGTGAGAGCCGCGCACCGCCACGGAGTCGAGGTCCACGTCTGGACCGTCAACGCGCCCGACGACGTGCGGCGCCTCGTGGAATCAGGCGTCGACGGCATCGTCACCGACCATGCGGACATCGCGCTGGAAACGCTTGCGCCCTGA
- a CDS encoding SDR family oxidoreductase, translating into MSQTLEPGSLSGKTALVTGSSRGIGADTVRYLAEAGANVVINFRNKAPRAEKLATELRSLGVEALVVGADLTDPESVQAMIDEIARTFGSLDILVLNASGGMESGMAADYALQLNRDAQVNVLESALPILDEGARVVFVTSHQAHFIRTTPTMPEYEPVALSKRAGEDALRERISDLDARGIGFVVVSGDMIEGTITATLLERANPGAISSRRESAGRLYNVSEFAAEVARGAVEPIPADNTRLVGDISSFAQE; encoded by the coding sequence ATGTCGCAGACTCTCGAACCAGGCTCGCTGAGCGGAAAGACCGCTCTCGTCACGGGGTCCTCCCGCGGAATCGGCGCCGACACGGTCCGGTACCTCGCCGAAGCCGGCGCGAACGTCGTCATCAACTTCCGGAACAAGGCGCCGCGCGCAGAGAAGCTCGCGACGGAACTGCGGTCATTGGGGGTCGAGGCGCTCGTCGTCGGCGCCGATCTCACGGATCCTGAGTCGGTGCAGGCCATGATCGACGAGATCGCGCGCACGTTCGGCTCCCTCGACATCCTCGTTCTCAACGCTTCGGGCGGCATGGAGTCCGGGATGGCCGCCGACTACGCGCTGCAGCTGAATCGCGATGCTCAGGTGAATGTCCTCGAGTCAGCCCTTCCGATCCTCGACGAGGGCGCGCGCGTCGTCTTCGTCACGAGCCACCAGGCGCACTTCATCCGCACGACACCCACGATGCCCGAGTACGAGCCGGTCGCGCTGTCCAAGCGTGCCGGCGAAGACGCGCTCCGCGAGCGGATCTCAGACCTCGACGCGCGCGGGATCGGATTCGTCGTCGTGTCGGGCGACATGATCGAAGGCACCATCACGGCGACACTCCTCGAGCGGGCGAACCCGGGCGCCATCTCTTCCCGGCGCGAGTCCGCCGGGCGCCTCTACAACGTCTCGGAGTTCGCTGCCGAGGTCGCGCGCGGAGCCGTCGAGCCGATCCCCGCTGACAACACCCGACTCGTGGGAGACATCAGCTCCTTCGCTCAGGAGTGA
- a CDS encoding YafY family protein — MTDRRPLVATDRAALMLQLVPYLIGKGEVSVAEAADEFDVSPGQMRAMVEKLTVIGLPGEGGFWQMSNDLFDIDWDLLDQRDLIVITNAVGLERAPRLTAREAAALLAGLHLARTIPGVGDTAVFAGLLAKLARGASSTPADVIVAPGPVDTARDIVANALTRGVAVSFTYQAPDAAATTRTVDPVKVLISDGQWYLQGWCHLRQAMRTFHLDRVSAIDTTDIPITHGEEPVPEWFEAGSSGDVIVRLRFAEEVGPLLGDYLDRAVVQTSDGVATATMRVADEVSLRRLIARRAGAVEVIEPEGARREAAAWAQAGLALYR; from the coding sequence ATGACCGACCGCAGACCCCTCGTTGCGACCGATCGCGCCGCGCTGATGCTCCAGCTCGTCCCGTACTTGATCGGCAAGGGCGAGGTCTCCGTGGCTGAGGCGGCAGACGAATTCGACGTGTCGCCCGGTCAGATGCGCGCGATGGTCGAGAAGCTCACTGTCATCGGCCTCCCCGGTGAGGGAGGCTTCTGGCAGATGTCGAACGACCTGTTCGACATCGACTGGGATCTCCTGGACCAGCGGGATCTCATCGTCATCACCAACGCCGTGGGTCTCGAGCGCGCCCCCCGGCTCACGGCCCGTGAGGCCGCCGCGCTTCTGGCCGGACTCCATCTGGCCCGGACGATCCCGGGCGTCGGTGACACGGCTGTGTTCGCCGGACTGCTCGCGAAACTCGCGCGCGGAGCATCCTCCACGCCCGCTGACGTCATCGTCGCACCCGGGCCCGTCGATACGGCGCGCGACATCGTGGCGAACGCCCTGACGCGCGGGGTGGCCGTGAGTTTCACCTACCAGGCGCCGGACGCCGCCGCGACGACACGGACGGTCGACCCCGTGAAGGTGCTGATCTCCGACGGTCAGTGGTATCTCCAGGGCTGGTGCCATCTGCGTCAGGCGATGAGGACGTTCCATCTCGACAGGGTGAGCGCGATCGACACGACCGATATCCCGATCACCCACGGCGAAGAGCCGGTGCCCGAGTGGTTCGAGGCAGGATCGAGCGGCGACGTGATCGTACGGTTGCGTTTCGCCGAAGAGGTCGGACCACTGCTCGGCGACTACCTCGATCGCGCGGTCGTGCAGACATCGGACGGGGTCGCGACGGCCACGATGCGGGTGGCCGACGAGGTGAGTCTGCGGCGGCTGATCGCACGCCGGGCGGGCGCCGTGGAGGTCATCGAGCCAGAGGGCGCGCGTCGGGAGGCCGCCGCGTGGGCGCAGGCGGGCCTCGCGCTGTATCGCTGA
- the tatA gene encoding twin-arginine translocase TatA/TatE family subunit has translation MLQGLTGWHFLIILAVILLLFGAAKLPALAKSMGQSARVFKGEMKAMKDEDVPASSDTAASVESPSNPDIRSDAGGSARDTRP, from the coding sequence ATGCTGCAAGGCCTCACAGGGTGGCACTTCCTGATCATCCTCGCCGTCATTCTGCTGCTGTTCGGCGCTGCGAAGCTCCCCGCGCTGGCGAAGAGCATGGGCCAGTCGGCCCGTGTCTTCAAAGGTGAGATGAAGGCGATGAAGGACGAAGACGTTCCCGCCTCGTCCGACACAGCCGCTTCCGTCGAATCGCCGTCGAACCCCGATATCCGCTCTGATGCGGGCGGGTCGGCACGCGACACCAGACCCTGA
- a CDS encoding SPFH domain-containing protein — protein sequence MVDVGAFVGQIFVIVLLVVLAIFVIVVIFRSIRIIPQAYSGVVERLGRYQRTLQPGLNLLVPFVDRLRPLVDMREQVVSFPPQPVITEDNLVVSIDTVVYFQVTDARAATYEIANYLSAVEQLTTTTLRNVVGGLNLEEALTSRDEINGQLRVVLDEATGKWGLRVSRVELKAIDPPHSIQDSMEKQMRAERDRRAAILTAEGSKQSQILEAEGRRQAEILRAEGDKQASVLRAQGEAQAIEMVFNAIHVGEPDEKLLAYQYLQTLPKIAESPSSKLWIIPSELTEALQGIGDAFGGRAPTGPSSPRPRRTPSTTVDTADEAVAAAREAASAADSIANEAKAVTPDPPRPRAE from the coding sequence ATGGTTGATGTCGGTGCCTTCGTGGGCCAGATCTTCGTGATCGTGCTGCTCGTGGTCCTGGCAATCTTCGTGATCGTCGTCATCTTCCGCTCGATCCGCATCATCCCCCAGGCCTACTCGGGAGTCGTGGAACGCCTCGGCCGCTACCAGCGCACCCTGCAGCCGGGTCTGAATCTGCTCGTGCCGTTCGTGGACCGGCTGCGACCCCTCGTCGATATGCGCGAGCAGGTGGTGTCGTTCCCCCCGCAGCCCGTCATCACAGAGGACAACCTCGTCGTCTCGATCGACACCGTGGTCTACTTCCAGGTGACCGACGCGCGCGCCGCCACCTACGAGATCGCCAACTACCTCAGTGCCGTCGAGCAGTTGACGACGACGACGCTGCGAAACGTCGTGGGTGGTCTCAACCTCGAGGAAGCCCTCACGAGCCGTGACGAGATCAACGGTCAGCTGCGCGTCGTCCTCGACGAAGCGACGGGCAAGTGGGGTCTGCGCGTCTCGCGCGTCGAACTGAAGGCGATCGACCCGCCCCACTCGATCCAGGACTCGATGGAGAAGCAGATGCGCGCAGAGCGGGATCGTCGCGCGGCCATCCTGACGGCAGAAGGCTCGAAACAGTCTCAGATCCTCGAAGCGGAAGGTCGACGCCAGGCCGAGATCCTGCGCGCCGAGGGCGACAAGCAGGCCTCGGTCCTCCGCGCGCAGGGTGAAGCTCAGGCGATCGAGATGGTGTTCAACGCCATCCACGTGGGCGAGCCCGACGAGAAGCTCCTGGCGTACCAGTACCTCCAGACGCTCCCCAAGATCGCCGAGAGCCCGTCGAGCAAGCTGTGGATCATCCCGAGCGAGCTGACGGAGGCACTGCAGGGGATCGGCGACGCGTTCGGCGGGCGAGCTCCGACAGGGCCGTCTTCACCGCGCCCGCGACGTACGCCCTCGACGACGGTCGACACCGCCGACGAGGCTGTTGCCGCCGCGCGGGAAGCGGCATCCGCCGCGGACTCCATCGCGAACGAGGCGAAGGCCGTCACGCCGGACCCGCCGCGGCCCCGTGCCGAGTGA
- the lnt gene encoding apolipoprotein N-acyltransferase, protein MPDARRVRPLLPLWAAAIVAAVAGAVLDLAYPSVGWWPLAFVGVGLALVTLIGRSAWGALLVGVIFGASFYLIHIMWITRYLGVVPWFALAGLETVFMAVGSILLTLAYRWFPRVFPGRWAQLVGLPVVIGGLWTARELFMGSWPYTGFPWGRLGMSQSESPLAHLSSWLGVSGLTFLMVVFTAAVIEWVRAAEQRNVRTAIPAAVAGILLVVVPAFPTTPAGDLRVGSVQGNGPSAYFDERGRNAVLNAQLEATAPLLGEDIDVLLWPEGGIDSDPLSNTGTAAVLDALAERVDAPLIVNAATQRGDDVFNTSMLWVAGEGAVQLHDKSNPVPMGEYVPDRWFFEALAPDLIGLIQREYTPGTNPPFFDVDGIGVGLAICFDVIYDDVIWQGAQDGAQIYMFQTNNADFRDTDENLQQLAFARMRAIETGRSVVNISTVGTSQVIAPDGTTIDGLSANEAGHMLTDVELRTGLTPAVIVGPWVQAILGWGSLAVLVVLGALQVRRRRTEKTPTPEGAGVSTE, encoded by the coding sequence GTGCCCGATGCCCGCAGAGTCCGCCCCCTCCTGCCCCTGTGGGCTGCCGCGATCGTCGCGGCTGTCGCGGGCGCCGTTCTCGACCTCGCCTATCCCTCCGTGGGGTGGTGGCCCCTCGCGTTCGTGGGCGTCGGACTCGCACTCGTGACGCTGATCGGGCGCAGTGCGTGGGGCGCACTTCTCGTCGGCGTCATCTTCGGCGCCTCGTTCTATCTCATCCACATCATGTGGATCACGCGCTATCTGGGGGTCGTGCCGTGGTTCGCCCTCGCGGGACTCGAGACGGTTTTCATGGCGGTCGGGTCGATCCTTCTCACCCTCGCGTACCGGTGGTTCCCGCGCGTCTTCCCCGGACGGTGGGCGCAGCTGGTCGGCCTGCCCGTCGTGATCGGCGGACTGTGGACCGCGAGGGAGCTCTTCATGGGTTCGTGGCCGTACACGGGATTCCCGTGGGGCCGGCTGGGCATGAGTCAGTCCGAGAGCCCGCTCGCCCACCTCTCGTCGTGGCTCGGCGTGTCGGGTCTGACCTTCCTCATGGTCGTCTTCACAGCCGCGGTCATCGAGTGGGTTCGCGCGGCCGAGCAGCGCAACGTCCGGACGGCGATTCCCGCCGCCGTGGCGGGAATCCTCCTCGTGGTCGTGCCGGCGTTTCCGACGACTCCCGCGGGCGATCTGCGTGTCGGGAGCGTCCAGGGGAATGGCCCGTCTGCCTATTTCGACGAGCGTGGACGCAACGCCGTCCTGAACGCTCAGCTCGAGGCGACGGCGCCGCTCTTGGGCGAGGACATCGACGTCCTGCTCTGGCCGGAGGGCGGCATCGACTCCGATCCGCTCTCGAACACGGGCACCGCAGCCGTGCTCGACGCGCTCGCGGAGAGGGTCGACGCCCCTCTCATCGTGAATGCGGCGACGCAGCGCGGCGATGACGTCTTCAACACGTCGATGCTGTGGGTGGCGGGGGAGGGCGCAGTCCAGCTCCACGACAAGTCGAATCCCGTACCCATGGGGGAGTACGTCCCCGACCGATGGTTCTTCGAGGCTCTCGCGCCCGACCTCATCGGGCTCATCCAGCGGGAGTACACGCCGGGCACGAACCCGCCGTTCTTCGACGTCGACGGCATCGGTGTCGGTCTCGCGATCTGCTTCGATGTCATCTACGACGACGTCATCTGGCAGGGCGCGCAGGATGGCGCGCAGATCTACATGTTCCAGACCAACAACGCCGACTTCCGTGACACCGACGAGAACCTGCAGCAGCTCGCATTCGCGCGCATGCGGGCCATCGAGACGGGTCGTTCTGTCGTCAACATCTCGACGGTGGGGACGAGTCAGGTCATCGCGCCGGACGGTACGACCATCGACGGACTCTCCGCCAACGAGGCGGGCCACATGCTGACGGACGTCGAGCTGCGGACCGGACTCACTCCTGCCGTCATCGTCGGTCCGTGGGTGCAGGCGATTCTCGGGTGGGGGAGCCTCGCCGTGCTCGTCGTTCTGGGCGCGCTTCAGGTGCGGCGTCGGCGCACAGAGAAGACGCCGACCCCCGAAGGGGCCGGCGTCTCGACGGAGTGA
- a CDS encoding RNA polymerase-binding protein RbpA, translating into MADRSLRGIRLGAQSLQSEEGVVFHERAQHTYSCTSCGRDTVLTFAVDAEVPEAWECRTCGAEALLRIGEGTATVDHSGDKTPRSHWDMLLERRTLPELEELLEERLAYVRARRGAGGDTSIDKISA; encoded by the coding sequence ATGGCAGACCGCAGCCTGCGCGGCATCCGACTCGGCGCCCAGAGCCTACAGAGCGAAGAGGGCGTCGTGTTCCATGAGCGCGCACAGCACACATATTCCTGCACGTCCTGCGGACGTGACACCGTCCTGACGTTCGCCGTCGATGCAGAGGTTCCGGAAGCCTGGGAGTGCCGCACCTGCGGTGCCGAGGCGCTCCTCCGCATCGGAGAGGGAACCGCCACCGTCGATCACTCCGGCGACAAGACGCCGCGATCGCACTGGGACATGCTGCTGGAGCGTCGGACGCTTCCTGAACTGGAAGAGCTTCTCGAAGAGCGTCTCGCCTACGTCCGCGCCCGCCGCGGTGCCGGTGGCGACACGTCGATCGACAAGATCAGCGCCTGA